The genomic segment ataaaaaaacttTCCCCACACTATGGTCAGAAAGTTGGTTGCTCATATTTTCTACTaatattttgatttgttcttatTCCATCTGGATAGATTTTTTTGTACAttgtgttatgggctgaattgggTTCCTTCAAACTTCATATATGGAAGCCCTAAACCCCAGTAACTCAGAATGTGGCTCTATTTGGAGACAGGCCTTTAAAGAGGCGACTCAAGTTAAATGAGGTTATATGGGTGGGTCTTAGCTCCTTCTAACTGCTGTCTTAATAACAGGAAATGTGGACATACAGAGACACACCAGGGATTCTCAAGCACAGAAGAAAGATCACGTGAGGACAtggcaagaaggcagccatctgagagccagagagagaggtCTCAGGAGAAAACAAGCCAGCCCACACCTTCATCtgcacttccagcctccagaattgtgagaaaataagtttgtGGTATTTGGCTATGgtagccctagaaaactaatacagcatGAGATacacattgcatttttttttaatatggagaaACCACTCGTTTCTAGTTCCATTTACTGAATAGTCCCTCCTTTCCTCACTGATCTATCATGCCTCCTCTGTCACATACCCAAGTTCCACAAATACGTGGATCTGTTTCTAGGCtctttattctattccactgattaGTCTATCCCTGTGAGAGGACCACACTTTCTGATTGCTACAGCTTCACTGTAAGTCATGATAGTTGGTAGAGAAAGGCCTTCCCCCTTTGATTCTAAAACAGCTTTGCTGTTTTTGTTCACTTACAAATATCACATAAAGTTTACAGTCAGCTTTTCACTAAAAATCAAATTGGGACTTTGTATTTGTATTAAATCTGTAGagctacaggaaaatattttgtagccaagatttctttcctttggaaagtacatttatttcctgttttgttcTATGGGCTACAGTTCTGGTTCTGTCCACATGATGGCACCACAAAGCAAAAAAATCACATTGTCCCAGTTGATGGAAGATTCCATAACACAGGTACAGTGTTAACACTTTATTAAATGCCTGGATGTTTTGGAGGACTGGCCTGAATGTCATACGGAATGTCCAGTAGTCTGTCAAATACTGAAGCACAGTtggtaaaaatatatacaaagtgTATGATAAGCAAATaactgaaataatgaaaaatatcatgGTAATCTATTCTTCACAGCCCTTTTATCTTAGATGGCCATGAACAAATACAGATACAAAGTTCATTACCaatcaataaaataaagacatgGTGTAAAATTAGCTCTGGAAATTAAGGCAATATTTTGTAAACCACCAAGCCTACTATAGGCTGACCAATAGATCTGCATAAATCTGGGGGGCAAAGGTCACCCCCCAGGTGGATAAGTAAAGGGGAGGATTATGTAATTCTTCATTTCTATCCCCATCCCACCCCTTACTCCAGCTCTGATAATCTTGGGCAGTCTACTTATATTTATGAGGAACATGCCTGTGCTTGCCCTAAactgtttaaagaaagaaaaaagcaagagacaGACTCTCCCTTTCTACTCTGTAGTGCTAATGAAGCCTCCTTTCTACATTATGGGAAGTATTTGAGACAGAAGgtctttgaaaatgttttaaacaaaCCTTTTCATAATGTTTGTTGATGAAATAATTGATACCACGCATACCTAAACTTGACAGTGGACTGGAGCAAACCCTTTTTCTAAACACCTTCCAGAGCTTTGTTAGTTTGGTATTCTGAATGGCTTTGGAATTTAGTATCAAGGCTAgcacagacaagtagtgactttgtggcatcttacgacactgatggacagagactgcaaacggttgtggggggacttgataatagtgaatgtagtaaccacgatgtttttcatgggaaaccataaagtgtatatcaatgatactttaaaaaaaagctaaaaaactGTTTACCGTAACTTGTTAACTTAGATTAAAGGATTTATCTACTGTTAATTAACATAACTTGGTTGATTTACTAAAATATATATTAGAGAATACAGTTATTTAACTAagctccagtttcctcatctgtaaaacgggagtTAACAGTTACTTCCCACTCAGAACTGTTGTAAGATTAAAGAAGGCATTTCAAAATACTAAATATGTTGCCTTTCACGGAAGTGCTCAATAAAATTTACACTATTGTCATTAGAGGGAAaacgaaaacaaaaacaaaaacaaaaaacggtGTTCTTAGGTTAGCAAAACTGGATAGTAAAATCTGTAAACAGCATGTTTCAGCTCATTTGCCTGTGCTCCCTTCATCCCCACCAATCCACCCACCTCCGAAGTCCTTGACACGACTCTCCCAGCACCAGGTAACCAAATAAGCCATTTAAACGACGTGATTCGGCATCACCCATTCCGAACAGGAAGTGATAGATCATTCCTATTGTAAAACCATCGTTGCCACCAAGGGGGCTTTTAACACCACTAACTGCCGAAGAAGTCTCATATTCTCATTAACCGCTGCTCACGCGGACCGCTACCTGCGCTTCTGGAGCATTCCACGAGATGGCGCCCGTGATCCCCAGTCTTCAGACCGCGTGAAGCTCAAGCCTTCGAAAGGCACCGGCTTCCCTCTCCAAGATAAGGACCTGACCTCTGACAAAGGCCCGCTCTACGGTGAAGGGCAGAGGCCACACAGGCCTATTCCGCCACGGTCAACTGATCGGGCCCAGCTGGGGACCGTTTCACCCAGACGCGGCGCGCTCGGAACGCTGCTCTGCGAACGCGGGCCTTCGCGCAGTGGCCCCCGTATGGACGGGAGCTGGTGGGGTGGAGGGCGGCGGGGCTAGCGGGCGGCAGCACCCCGGCCCTCAGGTCGGCCCTCAGGTGAGGCTTCACGTGGTTGGGCCGTATACCCCGCGCCCAGGCACACCGTGGCTCTGGAGGCGTCGGGCTGTGGGGCGTTCAGGAAGGACTGTGCGGGGAAGGGCTGCGTTCAGAGAAGCCGCCGGCGGGGCTCGACCGCCGCACGGCCTGCCCCCCGGCGGAGGGGAGGGGGCGGGCCCAGGCGTCGGCCCTCGGGTTTCCACTTCAAACTCAAGCTCGAAGCATTCAAAGCATGGGGTGGCGGCCCCGGGCTAGTACCGCCTCCCCGTCACGGCGAGCGTTCCCCGGGGTGGCACACGGCCGCACTGCGCCCGCGTCCGCTCCCACTCGGAAGCCGGACCTCACCAGCCCAGccgggcgcggggcggggcgtCGCCTGTGACGTCGCATCCCGTTTCGGTTCTCCGCCCCCTTCTCGGCCCGTATATAAGACTTCGCCGGGCGATCGCTTCGCAAAGGTGGACGCAGGCGGCGGCGAGCTCGTGGGTGGCGGCGGGGCTTCGAGGGCGAGAGCTAGCTCGGACGTGTGTCCGTGCCTTGGAGGTGGCAGTAGGCAGTGATGGAGCTCTTGCGGACTATCACCTATCAGCCGGCCGCCAGCACCAAGATGTGCGAGCAGGCGCTGGGCAAGGCTTGCGGCGGGGACCTGAAGAAGAAGCGACCGCAGCAGTCCCCCGAGGAGCCGCAGCCGCCGCAGCCCCCAGCGCAGGTGCAGCCGGCGGCCCcgcaccaccatcaccaccactcgCACTCGGGGCCCGAGATCTCGAGGATTATCATCGACCCCACGACGGGGAAGCGCTACTGCAGGGGCAAAGTGCTGGGAAAGGTGACGAGCGGCGGGCGCCCGGCTGCCGGGCGGGAGGGAGGTGTGCCTGGGCGTCCCCGAGCCTGACCAGACCCTGAGCCCGCGCGCTCGCCGCTCTTGCTCTCTCCGGGGTCCGGTCCCGGCGCGACGTGGGCTGGTCACCTGCCCTCCACTGGCTTTTGTGTGGCGACAGCGCCGGATGGGTTTAGTCCGTAGCCGCGGCTCTGTGTGCCTCCCCCAGCCCAAATAAATTGATTGTGAGACCAGAAGCTAGGGCTTTCTACACCAAACCTAGATCCCTCCACCAGCTTCCGAGACGATTTTCTTGACAAGTCTCTTCAGACATTATTTCTCTTCTCCCGGATCCCAACCCCTCCACAAAGCACCTCTTTctaaagggagaaaggaaactgTTGTTAACTTAGTGTGTTCAGGAATGCTTTTCTCTTTGTGAAGGAGCTTTTTAAAAGTAGACTGCATACCCTTGTCCACCCTTCCTCGCCCatatttgctttcctttcttatatttatttatttattttaaaaaatctgccgTCCATATTTCTGCCATACTCAATTCCGTCTCGGCTTTGTTTCCTTTTAGGGTGGCTTTGCAAAATGTTATGAGATGACAGATTTGACAAACAACAAGGTCTATGCTGCAAAAATAATTCCTCACAGCAGAGTAGCTAAACCTCATCAAAGGGAAAAGGTGTGTATGACTGTTGAGTAAAGTATTTTCTTTGTGTGCAGGGATGGCCCTTCCCTGTTAGGAAAATGTCTTCTGCATGTGTAAGCAACTGCCTTCTCAGAGGTGACAGGAGCCTAATAAGCCTTATCTTGCATTTTCTTTTAGATTGACAAAGAAATAGAGCTCCACAGAATTCTTCACCATAAGCATGTAGTCCAGTTTTACCATTACTTTGAGgacaaagaaaacatttatattCTCTTGGAATATTGCAGTAGAAGGGTAAGTGTTAACTCCTACTTTAGTACATTTACTTCCCCCAAACTAAAATGGTATTCATACTGTATTTAATCCGGGATTTTAGCTGTGATGGCAATTATACTACATTAACTTTCATCATTCATCCTGCAAAAGGAAACCACTGATTTTGATGACTTTgtttgacagattttttttttccttctcttcataGTCCATGGCTCATATCTTGAAAGCGAGGAAGGTGTTGACAGAGCCAGAAGTCCGATACTACCTCAGGCAGATTGTGTCTGGCCTGAAGTACCTTCATGAACAAGAAATCCTGCACAGAGATCTCAAACTAGGTAAGCCCTTTACTCCGAACACCAGCTTTTGTGTTAGAGACAGTGTTCTTTTCTCCTCTTGCTCCCTTTCTATGTATTCATATTCTTATTTGGAATCTAGCTTATGCACTCTTGCTTTTGAATGGATGACTTTAATATTAGGCAGCTGGTTGCTTTCAAAGTGGGTATGTGTGCATGTGGTAGAACACCTTTTCAAAGGGattcaggttttgttttgtttatcctCTAGGGAACTTTTTTATTAATGAAGCCATGGAACTAAAAGTTGGGGACTTTGGTTTGGCGGCCAGGCTGGAACCTTTGGAACACAGAAGGAGGTAAAGTCAGGAAGATACATACCTTTGTGGAGATCAAAATTGTCCttgttatttttcaattattGATTTGGAGAAGGTCAGGTGATTCTAAAATCTATAAACCATAACAATGTTAACTTAAGGAAACATGTATTAGGTGCCCATTATGAACCAGACAGAGTACCTTGTACTTTTAAGCTGATTATGAAAGAAATCTCTTATTTGCCTGAAGTCTGTAAAAATGCCATGCTATTCTTGGTTAACACTTTGCCAGGTGGCTGAAAAAAGTATATGCATTAAAAATTACCAAATCGATTTGGTCAAATATCAGTTGTTCAGATGCCAAAAACCAAAAGTTAAATGTTTCCAAATAGAAATTCAACATAGTAGTTTTAAGATTTTATCCAGAGAACTAACATTAAACAGTAGAATAGTTCCTAATAAAATCTTCATATTTTGTCTTTCCAGAACAATATGTGGTACCCCAAATTATCTCTCTCCTGAAGTTCTCAACAAACAAGGACATGGCTGTGAATCAGACATTTGGGCCTTAGGCTGTGTAATGTAAGTAAATGGATGAAAATTACCAAAAAGCAAATTTAGATTTAAATCTTAGTATTCAAAAAGTTGCTTTAGAATTATTGCTAAAGAAGTGTTTCCTTGCACATAGGTATACAATGTTACTAGGAAGACCTCCATTTGAAACTACAAATCTGAAAGAAACTTACAGGTGCATAAGAGAAGCAAGATATACAATGCCATCTTCATTGCTGGCTCCTGCTAAGCACTTAATCGCTAGCATGTTGTCCAAAAATCCAGAAGATCGTCCCAGTTTGGATGACATCATTcgacatgaattttttttgcagGTTGGTGTGTTTCTTGCATCTTTTTATTACATGCTATTGCTCAAAATTACCTAGCAGGTTACTAAAATTCTCTTCCGCTACTCCACAGGGCTTCACTCCAGACAGACTCTCTTCTAGCTGTTGTCATACAGTTCCAGATTTCCACTTGTCAAGCCCAGCTAAGAATTTCTTTAAGAAAGCGGCTGCTGCTCTTTTTGGTGGCAAAAAAGACAAAGCAAGATATATTGACACACATAGTAAGTTATGACTTCTCTTATTCTGTatatgaaattatattaaaaCTGATAACTCAGTTAAAAGAGGCTTTTGTATTAACATAATTCAGCCTATATCCTAGTGTACTACTGAACTTTTTATAGCATAATAAATCCACACTGCAAAGATTGAtagctttttgtttcatataCATTAAAGTGTGCTTCTTGCATAATTGCTATTGATGGCAATGATAAAAATGCTGATCTTTCTTTAGATGCTTGTAAGCTGGTTATTAATGCAAAAGGAGGAAATGTGGTTAGCTCTGTTCCTACCTTGTTAGGTTAGAACAATGCTCATAATTCTTTTCCTTGATTTACAGATAGAGTATCTAAAGAAGATGAAGAAATTTACAAGCTTAGGCATGATTTGAAAAAGACTTCAATAACTCAGCAACCCAGCAAACACAGGACAGATGAGGTATGctggaaaagaataaagtagaTATAAACACTTCCTATCATTTCTATTCTTTGTTAATTATCACTTGGACTATGATTATCACAGTTTAAGCATGTCATATTACTTAAAACATTTCAGCCAGCCCATTAAAAGGAAAGATTTTTCTTCTGGTTTATTTAGCAAGGCATGCCGGTTGAGTTACTGCAACATATTTTTCGTGGCTTGTGTCCATTGCTTTTTGGATTTGCTAAGCTTTCTCAGCAGTTGCCACTATTTTGTCTTAACCTAGAGTTCTTCTCTTTTCTAGGAACTCCCGCCACCTACCACCACAGCTGTCAGGTCTGGAACGCCCGCAGTAGAAAGCAGGCAGCAGGTTGGAGATGCTATCCGGATGATAGTCAGGGGCACTCTTGGGAGCTGCAGCAGTAGCAGTGAGTGTAAGTGGCTGTTTGCAATTGTGTTTTAAATAATGAAGCTGTAAATGCTAGGGCTCAATGCTGGATAACTGCAGTTAGTTTGTTTCGTGGCCTAATTTaatgtaaaagaaacaaaattagagGAATTGGAAAAAGACGAGGAACAATTTTGAGTCCTATATCCTTAGAATTAGTGGAGGGAAACTTAGCATCTACCAAAGTCTATGGTTTGGTTGTTAATTACTTTATAACTTCCTCTGACTTTTCAGGCCTTGAGGACAGCACCATGGGAAGTGTTGCAGATACAGTGGCAAGAGTCCTTCGAGGATGTCTAGAAAACATGCCAGAAGCTGACTGCATTCCCAAAGAGCAGCTGAGCACTTCCTTTCAGTGGGTCACCAAATGGGTTGATTATTCTAACAAATACGGCTTTGGGTACCAGCTCTCAGACCACACTGTAGGTGTCCTTTTCAACAACGGTGCTCACATGAGCCTCCTTCCAGACAAAAAGTAAGTGTATCCAATTAGTGAAGTCCTGTCAGTTCTTTAGTCTTGTACTACAGAAATCTGAAAGCAGTGACTAactgcttctattttttttttcttctctccttttcatttctgtttttagaacAGTTCACTATTATGCAGAGCTTGGCCAATGCTCTGTTTTCCCAGCAACAGATGCTCCTGAACAATTCATTAGTCAAGTGACGGTGCTGAAATATTTCTCTCATTACATGGAGGAGAACCTCATGGATGTAAGTACTATAGCTTTTGAGCAGTGATATTCAAAGTGCAGTCCACAGACTAGTAGCATCTGCATAGCCTCAAagcatgttagaaatgcagattcttatGTCTTACCCCAGATCTCCTGAATCAGAATCTAGGAGATGAGGCCAGGAGTCTCCAGGCCACTCTGATGCTTAAGTTTGAGAGGCATTTACTTAGAAAACTTGAGTGCATACTGAAAAATCCTTATAGGCACTAACTCCTAATCTTGTTCAGGGTGGAGATCTGCCTAGTGTTACTGATATTCGAAGACCTCGGCTCTACCTCCTTCAGTGGCTAAAATCTGATAAGGCCTTAATGATGCTCTTCAATGATGGGACCTTCCAGGTAAATGAACCTTTCAAGAGAGTGCATGTTTAGGTCCTAAAAGTACAGTATTTTCCTAGCCAATTTAATTATTGACTAAGCTTCtctaattcttaaatatttagatAGATCTAATATCTATGTCTACTTTTTAAAGGTCAACTTCTACCATGACCATACGAAAATAATTATCTGTAGCCAAAATGAGGAATACCTTCTTACTTACATCAATGAGGACAGGATATCTACTACATTCAGACTGACAACTCTGCTGATGTCTGGCTGTTCATTAGAATTAAAAAATCGAATGGAATATGCTCTGAACATGCTCTTACAGAGATGTAACTAAAAGACTTTTTGAAAGGACCCTATGGGACACCTCTTTTCCACTGTGAGATCTACAGGGAAGCCGGTAGAATGATCTACAGCATGTTGAAGAAGATGGAGAGGTGGTGGTACGAAAACAATTCCTCTGTGGCCTGCTGGACTGGGTTGAACCAGACCAGGCCGAGGCATACAGTTCTTGACTTTGGACAATCTGAGAGTGAACCAGAATGCAGTTTTCCTTGACGTACCTGTTTTAAAAGGTTTTTCAGATAATTTTGCAGAAAGATGCATTGACTCTTAACTTCTCTCTGTTGAGAGCATTTTAGACAGAGGACTTGGAACTGTGAATATACTTcctgaagaggagggaaaagggaGGAAGCTCCCAAGTTGTTTAAAGGCTGTAATTGGAGCAGCTTTTGGCTGCTTAACTGTGAACTATGgccatatataattttttttgttaatttttgaaGATACTTGTGGCTGGAAAAGTGCATTCCTTgttaataaactttttatttattacagCCCAAAGAGCagtatttattatgaaaatttttttttatgttgaccATTTTAAACTGTTGGCAATAAAGAGTATGAAAAAGCAGAAATAGTGCTTTCTTGTCTTTGGTATGGCACATTACCACGTCACAACATTCTTTGATCATGGATTCTTTGCATGCTATTGGGTATGGAAACATACTGGAAAGTTAGATCTTAATGGTTACTAGCAAGTCAATGTTTAATACGTCAAGTAGAATCATGCACTGGATAAATCTAGCTTGAGAAGAGAAGTTTATGACAAAATACTGCTCGTTAGAACCAAAATACAGGCCTACTAAATATAAAACCAATTTCTCTCTGAAGTATTTCCTCAAAACTAGTTTAGCTTATAGCCCgaaagccaaagtaatcctgtGTAAACTGACCCCTGTTATTATGTGTCAGTTGATACaggaattttattttgatatgggCAAAACTATGCTTTATAATACTTGCACCACTTATTACTCAGCTTAAACGGCCTAAAGACTTTTAAAGGTACTGGCAGTCCTAGTGCACAATTCCAGTAGTAGTAGGAAGTACTCCGAAAgtaagtactttttttttcccttttggtgcATTGTGGATGAGAAGTGGTTTGGGAACCAAGCTATGGTTTTAGGCCCGTCTCTTCAACTGTCAAATCGTCCAAGAGGCAAATCCAAGAAGGTTTTTCTCAGTGAGATCTACTGTTTGGCAGGTGTAAAAAGCTGCTCATCCCGTTCCCTGAACTTACAATGACCTGTATAAGATGCAACTACATTCTTGTTCAACTATAATCCCACTATAAGGAAAACACTGTCCTGAGAAAAGCAGCATCCTTGTGTATTAGGCTCTGTTTACATTGGGATCTTGTAAGGTAGTGAGTGTAGAGATGGTGGTTGTACTTCTACAATTTTCTAAAAGTATCACAAGCTTTGTATCAGGTATATCTTATTAATAAAAGTCAAATATGGAGAACTTGTTACAGATATTTTACAGGTTCTAGACTAATACCTGTTGACTAGAGTTCTCTGGCTATGTATACAACTTCAGTCTTTGTTAAatggcatatagtaagcactgAAGAAAACCGGATAATTATCATTTAGCTGTATGTGCAAAAgtagaatatttttattcttacaaGCAGGCAAGTAAAAAAATAGGAGCTtgcaaatacttaaaaatattgcttcatttttaatttcacagTGTAAGATTACATTTAACTTCACAGCTTCAAAATATCCACTCTTAATGTGTTGAgggtctactgtgtgccagatctGGCCTGGCATTTGAGATGTAGAGTGAACTTGAGcctctccctgccctcaaggagccacAGTGGAGTGGAGGAGACAGTGCATTTACCTATTAGTCTGATAAGTGCcgtgatataatgataaaggtatGCACTGGGTGTCGTGGGAACTGAGAACAGCAATCATGAAGAAGCCCCAGGCATGGGATGGACTTAGAGAATGGATTCCAGAGAAGAAACTTATTTATTGGGTTTTGAAAGATAACTGGGGGTTAAATAGAAGTATGTTACAAGCAGTGGGAATAACACGTATAGATGCCTGAAGTGAAAGAGTCTGCAGTAGAGGTAGAAGTCTGAAGCATCGTAGGTAAAGGCTGGAAGAAACAGACATGTTGGGTCCCATATGCCATCCCAAGGCATTTAGGCTGCATTGAAGGCTATGAGTAGTTAGTGAAAGATTTTAAGGAAGAAAGTAACCTACTAATCAATTTTATATAATTCATTCTGGAGGCACAGACAAAATGGACATGGaagaagatggagaaagacaaccCAGACAGTAAAGAGATCAATGATCCAGGTGAGAAAGGACTTAATGAAAAGGATCATATAGAGAGTTAAGCGGTGTCTCCTTTAGCCCATCTGGTTCATTTCATTATCCTCAGCACTGGATACCAGGCCTGGCATATGGCAGTCAAAtggtgaatggatgaataaatgataaGACTTGGGAAAGACTTAGAAAGTTGATATTAATAGGATTTGGCACCTGATAGAATATGGAGCCTGAAGAGGGTGGGGCTTGGGATAATTGACTGGGGAAGTCAATGCAGGAAAGGTGGTATATGTGGGGCCACTAACTGAAATAAATATGGAATATAAAAGGAAGATCCTGATGTACAGAGAAATACAGTGAGTTTAGGACTTGAATCAGACTTGCATGAGGATACCCAAATAGGTCCAGAAAACAGTTGGACACATAATGTGTACATCTCAAGAGAGAACAAGATTTGGGAGTAACTAATTTTGGGTAACATTACAGGAGGGAGCGGGTGAGAACACATATGGATGGATCCACGTCATCCCTTCTACCCAGCAGCATTTTTTGGTACTGAGGACACCTACACAACACATAACAGTGTCAATAAACCTTTGCAGTAGGGGAAGGAGGATAAAAA from the Manis pentadactyla isolate mManPen7 chromosome 2, mManPen7.hap1, whole genome shotgun sequence genome contains:
- the PLK2 gene encoding serine/threonine-protein kinase PLK2; amino-acid sequence: MELLRTITYQPAASTKMCEQALGKACGGDLKKKRPQQSPEEPQPPQPPAQVQPAAPHHHHHHSHSGPEISRIIIDPTTGKRYCRGKVLGKGGFAKCYEMTDLTNNKVYAAKIIPHSRVAKPHQREKIDKEIELHRILHHKHVVQFYHYFEDKENIYILLEYCSRRSMAHILKARKVLTEPEVRYYLRQIVSGLKYLHEQEILHRDLKLGNFFINEAMELKVGDFGLAARLEPLEHRRRTICGTPNYLSPEVLNKQGHGCESDIWALGCVMYTMLLGRPPFETTNLKETYRCIREARYTMPSSLLAPAKHLIASMLSKNPEDRPSLDDIIRHEFFLQGFTPDRLSSSCCHTVPDFHLSSPAKNFFKKAAAALFGGKKDKARYIDTHNRVSKEDEEIYKLRHDLKKTSITQQPSKHRTDEELPPPTTTAVRSGTPAVESRQQVGDAIRMIVRGTLGSCSSSSECLEDSTMGSVADTVARVLRGCLENMPEADCIPKEQLSTSFQWVTKWVDYSNKYGFGYQLSDHTVGVLFNNGAHMSLLPDKKTVHYYAELGQCSVFPATDAPEQFISQVTVLKYFSHYMEENLMDGGDLPSVTDIRRPRLYLLQWLKSDKALMMLFNDGTFQVNFYHDHTKIIICSQNEEYLLTYINEDRISTTFRLTTLLMSGCSLELKNRMEYALNMLLQRCN